In the Bifidobacterium catenulatum PV20-2 genome, one interval contains:
- a CDS encoding DUF6020 family protein: MPLMSEVKKTGKRGEKVGIFLSWTLAVLACLWVAWCCAIGPLYWFDGGLSDFGWLNVLYLAVAFAICFSIVIALVRFGHGRRVLPRYFVRRYERLCDEIAGTPTTVLGIMLRHLHDAAHSRPGRALHAMIVWLGRKLTRCTDCWWKLMLVFVIGWLWVPTTLLAAFGADIRSQIREFSWALNQWMGLKQPYIGFFSFVPMDIYPTAHYMWPDNPTYLTDQHNVVLTVFYGAVAAVSRYFTDSNDAGIVVLAALQWLFAAFCCSATANRFFNLPWRRLGVGAFDFSHPERHDCWNMRDYTHPEAGVVARPSRLRAGAKTRFVILLFFMVCPLAVFATISLTKSPLFAFAFVWWFGVWYELHMTHIKALSTINGKPTRLRKRSIMALTISSCVMLISAKYAWYIILFALILALINDRKRWKTYLVALLLPIILIHGGIVFLTNTGAIIGGDPIESRGIQLQQIARVAKYNPNGIPADAAKKLEPVFNLDQMAEAYSWQDADPVKSSGIQSKKVSYKWRTVTEDDMKNFNKAWLEIVVANPVIALDAFFAECFGYFDVADLPYVSMDYYVDNDYVQSGNKWIHLYNHDWRDAVAGFAKGWGNIPVIGWVTHGNLYVTLMLLVGAAEVVLRRWRSLSWHLPLLLLMGVMITAPANNFERHMLPVAFVFGFVCLQFWRESRNARLAANANVASEHEASQVLQDE; this comes from the coding sequence ATGCCGCTTATGAGCGAAGTCAAAAAAACCGGAAAGCGTGGCGAAAAGGTCGGCATATTCCTCAGCTGGACGCTGGCCGTGCTGGCGTGCCTGTGGGTGGCATGGTGTTGCGCCATCGGGCCGTTATATTGGTTCGATGGCGGACTTTCCGATTTTGGCTGGCTGAACGTGCTGTATTTGGCGGTCGCTTTCGCAATATGTTTTTCGATTGTCATCGCGCTGGTCAGATTCGGACACGGCCGTCGCGTGCTTCCGCGATATTTCGTACGTCGGTATGAAAGACTATGCGACGAGATTGCGGGAACGCCAACCACTGTGCTTGGCATTATGTTGCGACACCTGCATGACGCTGCGCACAGTCGTCCAGGGCGTGCCCTCCATGCGATGATCGTATGGCTTGGGCGCAAACTGACCCGTTGCACCGACTGCTGGTGGAAACTCATGCTGGTGTTCGTGATCGGCTGGCTGTGGGTGCCGACCACGCTATTGGCCGCATTCGGCGCCGACATACGTTCGCAAATCCGCGAATTCAGCTGGGCGTTGAACCAGTGGATGGGTCTGAAGCAGCCGTATATCGGCTTCTTCTCGTTCGTACCCATGGATATCTACCCGACCGCGCATTATATGTGGCCGGATAATCCCACGTACCTGACCGATCAGCATAACGTTGTGCTCACCGTGTTCTACGGCGCGGTGGCGGCGGTTTCCCGCTATTTCACCGACTCCAACGATGCGGGCATTGTGGTGCTTGCCGCATTGCAATGGCTGTTCGCCGCATTCTGCTGTTCGGCGACCGCCAACCGATTCTTCAACCTGCCGTGGCGCAGGCTCGGCGTCGGCGCATTCGACTTCTCGCACCCGGAACGCCACGATTGCTGGAATATGCGCGATTACACGCATCCCGAAGCGGGCGTCGTGGCACGCCCCTCCAGACTGCGGGCCGGTGCGAAAACCCGATTCGTGATACTTCTGTTCTTCATGGTGTGCCCGCTTGCGGTGTTCGCCACGATTTCCCTGACGAAATCGCCGCTGTTCGCTTTCGCATTCGTATGGTGGTTCGGCGTGTGGTACGAACTGCATATGACGCACATCAAAGCGCTGTCCACCATCAACGGCAAGCCGACTCGTCTGCGCAAACGCTCGATAATGGCACTCACCATCTCGAGCTGTGTGATGCTCATCAGTGCGAAATACGCGTGGTACATCATTCTCTTCGCCCTGATCCTGGCGCTCATCAACGATCGAAAACGTTGGAAAACCTATCTTGTGGCACTGCTGCTGCCGATCATCCTCATTCATGGCGGCATCGTATTCCTCACCAACACGGGTGCCATCATCGGTGGCGACCCGATCGAAAGCCGGGGCATCCAACTGCAGCAGATTGCGCGCGTTGCCAAATACAATCCAAACGGCATTCCGGCGGACGCAGCGAAAAAGCTCGAACCCGTCTTCAACCTCGACCAAATGGCCGAAGCATACTCCTGGCAGGACGCCGACCCGGTGAAATCCTCCGGTATCCAATCGAAAAAAGTCAGCTACAAGTGGCGTACCGTCACCGAAGACGACATGAAGAACTTCAACAAGGCATGGCTTGAAATCGTCGTCGCGAATCCCGTGATCGCACTCGACGCGTTTTTCGCGGAGTGTTTCGGCTATTTCGACGTGGCCGACTTACCGTACGTGTCGATGGACTACTACGTGGACAACGATTACGTGCAGAGTGGCAATAAGTGGATACACTTGTACAACCACGATTGGCGCGATGCGGTGGCCGGTTTCGCCAAAGGATGGGGCAATATTCCCGTGATCGGCTGGGTGACGCACGGCAATCTGTACGTAACGTTAATGCTACTGGTCGGCGCTGCCGAAGTGGTGCTGCGACGGTGGCGTTCGCTGTCGTGGCATCTGCCCTTGCTGCTGCTCATGGGCGTGATGATTACCGCTCCGGCCAACAATTTCGAACGGCATATGCTGCCGGTCGCGTTCGTGTTCGGTTTCGTATGCCTGCAATTCTGGCGCGAGTCGCGTAATGCGCGGCTGGCGGCCAATGCGAACGTGGCCAGCGAGCATGAGGCCAGCCAAGTGCTGCAGGACGAATAG
- a CDS encoding biotin--[acetyl-CoA-carboxylase] ligase has product MMAILDSAMIMPRTCAAADQVLLLDTVGSTNTYAADLVREGVLFGTHGANGVNAGKSAWSGHEIVAIAANEQTAGRGRLDHTWTSVPGESFIVSLVVSVPVSIMRDLSVSGWLQMIAGCEVRDAIVGAVRDCGGGFDENIGGISLKWPNDIFVDGRKLGGVLAEMVPITGCGDRVAIVIGVGLNLAIAQERLPIDMAMSLQLIVHNLPDAAVMRDAIAARWVQGLRSRLADFEEDPHREAVRAREAMIPICWTLGKSCEAHFVDGTTLRGKAVALNDDASLTIEDQEGVLRRVSTADVGVLSK; this is encoded by the coding sequence ATGATGGCGATTTTGGATTCGGCAATGATTATGCCGCGTACTTGTGCTGCGGCGGATCAGGTGCTGCTGCTCGACACCGTGGGATCCACGAATACGTATGCCGCGGATTTGGTGCGCGAGGGAGTGCTGTTCGGTACGCACGGCGCGAATGGCGTGAATGCGGGGAAGTCTGCGTGGAGCGGGCATGAAATCGTGGCCATTGCGGCGAATGAGCAGACGGCAGGTCGCGGGCGTCTCGACCATACGTGGACGAGCGTTCCGGGGGAGTCGTTCATCGTGTCGCTGGTGGTAAGCGTTCCTGTTTCGATTATGCGCGATTTATCCGTCAGCGGTTGGCTGCAAATGATCGCCGGTTGCGAAGTGCGCGATGCGATTGTTGGTGCGGTACGCGATTGCGGCGGCGGTTTTGACGAGAATATCGGAGGTATTTCGTTGAAATGGCCGAACGATATTTTCGTGGACGGACGGAAGCTCGGTGGCGTTCTCGCTGAAATGGTGCCGATTACGGGTTGCGGAGATCGCGTCGCCATTGTGATCGGCGTCGGTTTGAATCTTGCCATCGCGCAGGAACGATTGCCGATAGACATGGCCATGTCATTGCAGTTGATTGTGCATAATCTGCCGGATGCTGCCGTTATGCGTGATGCGATCGCCGCACGTTGGGTGCAAGGATTGCGCTCGCGGTTGGCCGATTTCGAGGAGGATCCCCATCGTGAGGCCGTGCGCGCCAGAGAGGCCATGATTCCGATCTGTTGGACGCTTGGCAAATCTTGCGAAGCGCATTTTGTGGACGGAACCACCCTGCGGGGCAAGGCCGTCGCTTTAAACGACGACGCCTCCCTGACCATTGAGGATCAGGAAGGCGTGTTGCGTCGGGTGAGCACGGCTGATGTGGGCGTGCTCAGCAAGTGA
- a CDS encoding biotin transporter BioY yields the protein MLTLKTTLKTATSGTLGSVLKPALFAVLMWAASAAGAVPIPGTPVPITLQTFVVMLAALMLPWKQAGAAMLMYLAAGAVGLPVFAGGASTMALVGPSAGFLIGFLPAAVVTSLLKGEARTDSLKHGALTAARYLFACVAGCIVLDYLLGFIVQSAITGVALPIVAMASMGFIAGDAVKAVVASAVVAGLAKLK from the coding sequence ATGCTGACGCTCAAAACCACACTGAAAACCGCTACCAGCGGCACTCTTGGATCCGTACTTAAGCCCGCGCTGTTCGCCGTGCTCATGTGGGCGGCTTCCGCGGCCGGCGCCGTACCGATTCCGGGCACGCCCGTGCCGATCACCTTGCAGACGTTTGTGGTGATGCTGGCCGCGCTGATGCTGCCGTGGAAGCAGGCCGGTGCCGCGATGCTCATGTATCTGGCGGCAGGCGCGGTCGGCCTGCCGGTGTTCGCAGGCGGCGCTTCCACCATGGCATTGGTCGGCCCGAGCGCCGGCTTCCTGATCGGCTTCCTGCCGGCGGCCGTCGTCACTTCGCTGCTCAAGGGCGAGGCCCGCACCGATTCGCTGAAGCACGGTGCGCTGACCGCCGCACGTTATCTGTTCGCCTGCGTCGCCGGCTGCATTGTGCTTGACTATCTGCTTGGCTTCATCGTGCAGTCCGCCATTACCGGCGTTGCGCTGCCGATCGTCGCGATGGCTTCCATGGGATTCATTGCCGGCGACGCGGTCAAGGCCGTTGTCGCTTCCGCCGTGGTCGCAGGTCTTGCCAAGCTGAAGTGA